The genomic interval CCGAGACATTCGGTCCAGTGTGCTGAAAGCGGGAAGTTCAAAGCCTTGTCGGATAAGTTCGGCAATCGCCACGTTAATTAGGTCTGCCGGATGGTCCATGACTTGGGCTGCCTTTTGTACCGCATCCAGGACGACGCGTTTCGCCTCATTCCCAAAGGGCCTTGATCCCTCGAAATTTACGGATGGCCGTCTGGTGCTCATACCGTGTCCGAGGTTTATCGTATCCCGGAACAGTTTCGGGTGGCAGATTCATTCGGACACGGATATGGTCCACGATCGGTGCAGGAACCTCTTCCAACTTGGGGAAATAGCCCAAGCGTTGCGAAGTCTTCAACAGAATCATCGCACTCAACAGGGATTTGGGACCACGTGTCAATTCATATACAAAGCGGATTTCTTCTCCGGAAGGTGTGTAGACACGTTCCAGCTCCTTCTCTGTGTACGAGCGCTTGAGCCGGGGGTAAGCTGTACGTTCGATGGATGCCAATGGTTCGTTTCCCCCTTAAGATGCCGTAATCACTTCCACGCGATCTTTTCCACTTCTGCCTGAAGATCAGAACGTGTCGCCTGAACGTAAATCATAGTGGTGTCCAAGCTGTCGTGCCCCATGATTTGAGCCAATCGGTGAAGCGGTGTCTTTTCCGCCATGACGTACCCAAACCGGTGTCGGAGATCATGGGCGCTAAGGCCCTCCAAACCGGCCAAGCGCATGTACTTTTGAATCAGGTGCCGTAAGGCTCGTTCTGTCAAGCGTTTCCCGGTCTTCTCCGATGGAAACAGGAATTCCGATTCACTTGGCAACGACTTCAGGTACACCGTCAACGCTTCGCGGGCTGTGGCGTTAAGCGGTACCTCCCGCTGTTTGTTCCGTTTCCCTGAACGGACTACAAGTGTCCCGCTCCGCTTCCCGATCGTTATATCTCCGGGTTTGAGATTACATACCTCCATCGTGCGTAGTCCCGTATGCAACATAAGCAGAATGATCGTTCGGTCCCGGATCGTACCATGACGCTGCACTGCGGAGACTAGAGAGGCCTCCTCTTGATCCGTCATTTGGCGCGGGCTGACTTTTTCCATCGCCACCAGTTTGACCGGTCGGGCAGGATTTGCAGGAACCACGCCCCGCTTGACCGCCCATTCAAAAAAGCGCTTGATCGTGATCAACCGTCGGTTGATGGTGGCCGGCTTTAATGAACGGGCAATTTGCATATACTCCCGGTAGCGGATCAATGTTTTCGTCGTGATCATCGCGGGGTGAAACAACGTTTCCTCTTCGCTGTGGCTGTTCCATGTCGCCTCAAACCATTCGGCCAAGTGCCGCAAATCGCTGGTGTAGCCCCGAAGCGTTTTGGGGTTGAGGTCTTCATGTCTGGCCAGATCGTTGATGAAACGATGAATCCACTCTTCAGCCTGATTGGAAATCATGGGAGATTGACTCAAACAGATTCCCCCTTTTGGAGTTTGACTTACATTATCGGACATGATATTCTAAGCTTATCTGAAACATTATCGGACATCAAGAGCCGGATTTTAGCGGGATCATATCCGTTAATTACACTTAACGGACATTCAAAGTGAAACGGAGGAGTCCCCATTGAGTATCGAGAAGGAAGACCTTTACAGGCTCGTGGACCGTCTGGCCGAACAGGACAAAAAAAGCGCCTACGACTTTCTCCGCTACTTGATTGACCGACATAAGAATCCTTATTATCACATTGACCAGTTGGAACCGGACGATGTTCCCTTTAACCAAGAGGAACAAGAACAGTTCGACAGCGAGGACGAGAAGACTGTCTCTCTGGAGGATTTAAAACGTGAACTCAAGCTATAAGGTCGAGCTGAGGCGACCAGCGGCCAAATTCCTCGCCAAGCAGGACCGTGCAACACAAAGACGGATCATCCAGGCGCTGGAGGGACTGCAGAAGGTTCCACCGGAGGGGGATATCAAACCGATGAAAGGACACCCCGGCCTATATCGCCTCCGGATCGGTACATATCGAGCGGTTTACGAAGTGGATCACTCAAAGCGAATCGTCTATGTCAGAGTGATCGGGAACCGTGGGGGATGTTTATAATGGGTGAGAGCCAACGAAAAAGCCGTTCCTTTCGCTAGGAATCGGCTTTTTTCAATAATACCCATTTAAAACCGTATATTTTACACGTATCTCGGACTTACCCCTTCTTACCAACAACCATCGTTACATCGATCGTGACGGAAGAAATACCCATTTGGAGAACGCGTTGAATGTTTTTCTCCGTTGTTCCCCAAGACAGTGGAGTCATGTAAATCAAGTGCTTCAGGTCTGTCGGATTTAGTCTTCTGCTGTATCGGATTTGTCGAGTATCCACCAGTCTGAAATGCTGGCGGAAATGTGTGACCACTCGTTCATTTGAATAAGATTGTTTGTCGGTTTGTCCGTAGAATATATTTCTCAGTTCCTTGAGGTAATCTCTGCCCGGAACAATCTTGATCAATACCCCGTCATCATGAAGCATTCGCGCAAATTCCGAATAATTGGATGGTGAAAAAATGTTCAGGATGACATCGAATTGCTGATCCATGAAAGGACTTTGGGCCAAATCGGCAACGCACCAGATGAGGCCGGGATATTCCCTTGAAGCGATCCGAATCCCATATTTGGATATATCCATACCGACTCCCAATACCTCAGCATCCGTCAAACCCAAACCCTTTACCAAATCCGCCAAATGGGAACCTTCTCCACAACCGGCATCTAATACGTTGATCCGTTTATGGGTGTTTCCGATTCCATTTCTCACGATATCACGGATTTGCTCGACCAATTCACTGAAAAATCCGCTTCTGCAAATAACATGCCTGGACTCAAACATCGCTTTATCATATTTGGCCGGTTTCACCGGGCGTGGAAGCAAGTGAATATATCCATATTTGGATAAATCAAAGCAGTGACCGGTTGAACAAATCAAACTGCTTGCCTCGTTGAAACTCACAGGCGCACCACATAAGGGACACATGAATAGACGACTGTGCTTACGGATTAGACGCTTGGCTCGATCGATTTTTCTCATGTGGCCCACCACACTTTCGGGGCCTTCCGCTCGCGTCCCGAATCCCTGGCCAGACGCTTGTTTGCGGAACTCATACATCCATCTCCCAAAGCCTCGCAGATCGTTATCGGATTCGCAGTAAATCGGCGAGACGCTCCATATTCACGTTGTAGTGAAATGGTTGACCGATCCATCCGTTTTCCGAGCATGGGGGGCGTAATGGAAACAGAGCAGGCAGAGAGGGTCTTCGCTGTCTTTTTATGATAAAAAGCTCCTGTTTTTCCGGGGGTTCTTTTGGGCATAAAAAAGCACCTCACTCATTCGTATTCGGTAATGAGAAAGGTACAGCACAAATAGACCCAACCTCTGGATGCAAAAACGGCTGAGCCTAAATGTTCCGTACCCAAATTTACCGAATGCGAATGAAGTGGATGCCCATGGAATGGATTCCTCCGCTGATTCAACATTGAAGTGGTATCTCATGTCAAGTTTACAATGAAAATTCAGGTCTTGACAACACGAAAATGAACAAGCTTGGATCATCCCTTCGTCCGACACACTATCCGCACCGTTTGGGACATTGTTTCCCGAGCGTCGA from Polycladomyces zharkentensis carries:
- a CDS encoding tyrosine-type recombinase/integrase — encoded protein: MSQSPMISNQAEEWIHRFINDLARHEDLNPKTLRGYTSDLRHLAEWFEATWNSHSEEETLFHPAMITTKTLIRYREYMQIARSLKPATINRRLITIKRFFEWAVKRGVVPANPARPVKLVAMEKVSPRQMTDQEEASLVSAVQRHGTIRDRTIILLMLHTGLRTMEVCNLKPGDITIGKRSGTLVVRSGKRNKQREVPLNATAREALTVYLKSLPSESEFLFPSEKTGKRLTERALRHLIQKYMRLAGLEGLSAHDLRHRFGYVMAEKTPLHRLAQIMGHDSLDTTMIYVQATRSDLQAEVEKIAWK
- a CDS encoding DUF4158 domain-containing protein, giving the protein MASIERTAYPRLKRSYTEKELERVYTPSGEEIRFVYELTRGPKSLLSAMILLKTSQRLGYFPKLEEVPAPIVDHIRVRMNLPPETVPGYDKPRTRYEHQTAIRKFRGIKALWE
- a CDS encoding putative RNA methyltransferase codes for the protein MYEFRKQASGQGFGTRAEGPESVVGHMRKIDRAKRLIRKHSRLFMCPLCGAPVSFNEASSLICSTGHCFDLSKYGYIHLLPRPVKPAKYDKAMFESRHVICRSGFFSELVEQIRDIVRNGIGNTHKRINVLDAGCGEGSHLADLVKGLGLTDAEVLGVGMDISKYGIRIASREYPGLIWCVADLAQSPFMDQQFDVILNIFSPSNYSEFARMLHDDGVLIKIVPGRDYLKELRNIFYGQTDKQSYSNERVVTHFRQHFRLVDTRQIRYSRRLNPTDLKHLIYMTPLSWGTTEKNIQRVLQMGISSVTIDVTMVVGKKG
- a CDS encoding type II toxin-antitoxin system RelE family toxin, with the protein product MNSSYKVELRRPAAKFLAKQDRATQRRIIQALEGLQKVPPEGDIKPMKGHPGLYRLRIGTYRAVYEVDHSKRIVYVRVIGNRGGCL